The following are from one region of the Stigmatella ashevillena genome:
- a CDS encoding trifunctional serine/threonine-protein kinase/ATP-binding protein/sensor histidine kinase, translating to MASRAGYTFHETIHESTRSMLVRATRLKDECPVILKLPGSDYLDRRRTLEIQREYAIARRVEGEGIIRVFGVEEFTDRAALVLEDFGGRSLHHILQERGALGVDMFLDYAIRITTALGHIHRHGVIHKDIKPQNIIVNPDTGMLKIADFSISVAIALESVTPDNPTVLTGTLAYMAPEQTGRMNRGVDYRADFYALGATFFELLTHRHVFESETPLELLHAHVAQMPPSPRDLVPSIPEPLSAIVVKLLAKDPEARYQTAFGLIADLEECRRRLHEWQLVSPFALGTSDRTHQFRLPQGFYGRAEDVAQLKEAHERAVKGGSELLLITGSPGIGKSSLVNELHRVTAASRGLFATGKSDPLQRGVPFDAVHQVLVHLVQQILSEGGAEVARLRARLEAALGVNTAVLVQAVPEVRTLLGEQSLPIPLPSSESRNRLNRVLVQALQAFTLPERPLVVFLDDLQWADVATLSLVQSLAVEPDSHHLLLICAYRSSEISASHPLALALGSLHSAENPLREIRVSPLGIEEVVRMVREATSAEPLNALELGQLIHARTGGNPFSVREFLRFLHDQRLLRFDASAGRWDWDLVQIDAREIPNDVADLMAAEIRRLPPETGDLLQWAACLGGVFHFKDLAVVHQTTPAQTARTLWSAIEQGLVLPLSKDYLLLDPQGGLSLPADLELSFRFLHDRVRQAAYLLLPSEARAERHTHIGLRLLESARAAGMIEERAFSILPHVAYAPEQVNSTALRLELADLHLKAGRQAKTSGAYRTACTLFRTGIELLPSTAWKDEYERILALQLDLAESSYLAGDFDAASAGFATLLEQANSPEQKASVLAMRATLASLNSQHAEAIQIGLEGLRLLGVDVPASPGQAELGAELTAVAEGLQGRRAAQLLELPQMSDPSRELTLNLLTSIAASAYMVHQGLFALLALRIVRLSLEHGHSSLSAFGYVIYGVLLSSIIDDPATGHEFGQLAVDLSARFRAPMLHARVRYLRAGLIDHWTRSAREGVAEFTEAYKGSMESGDWIYAGHCVIVRLWRRLAVGDPLKDLLAENERFIEFLQTKQDPDALEMFLAAHRTVLALTGSEEPLEMPPRSEGNTARAYQALGELERLYLLSSPQEALDKAEQAEPLVPFVTGLFQVATYAFYHALSAAAVSTEASEERREELLQVVDRHRAFLEKCARRSPENFAPYHLLVSAEKARAKGLDDEALVTFERAIAAARASEFLGVEALACELTFRFLTSRERRIIASAYLLESLYAYERWGATGKTRLLTQEQSTLLLSHGSTLRHWNPKARAGATTTERGNTTQPSPSPSQSTHPATHPTTPTGSESLVESLDMASAMKASQAISSEILFPQLVDNLIHVIMESAGAQRGVLALKRGADYFVEASGEVRRRDMQPDPPHLLSQSDALCLLVVEQALRTGTPLLLDDASATAPFLQDEYVIRHGVRSVLCMPIRHRGQTLGLFYLENNLTPGAFNASRLKVLGMLTAQASISIENAELYRRLEDYSHTLEERVADRTQELHSKNAELHRALETLKAMQTQIITQEKLASLGSLTAGIAHELKNPLNFVTNFALLSTDRVRELRQEMSPLLKPTVAKEREELDSLLDELEVNTQKIREHGQRASGIIDGMLQHARSNRGERRRTNVNQLVEEAVRLVHHGLNAKSSRRNVVIETSFDAKVPEVDLVSDDIRRVVLNLVDNACYAASDKLRPTETLEEPRVKVSTRWTGSNVEIRVRDNGQGIPVAARDKLFTPFFTTKPTGEGTGLGLSISHDIVVVSLGGKLVVESEEGQYAEFIVVLPSGSRPNAPRA from the coding sequence ATGGCCAGTCGGGCGGGCTACACGTTTCACGAGACGATTCACGAGAGCACGCGCTCGATGCTCGTCCGAGCCACGCGGCTCAAAGATGAGTGTCCCGTCATCCTCAAGCTGCCTGGAAGCGATTACCTGGACCGGCGCCGGACGCTGGAAATCCAGCGCGAGTACGCCATCGCCCGCCGTGTCGAGGGCGAAGGCATCATCCGGGTCTTCGGCGTGGAGGAGTTCACCGACCGGGCCGCCCTTGTCCTCGAGGATTTTGGCGGACGCTCCCTCCACCACATCCTGCAGGAGCGCGGAGCGCTGGGGGTGGACATGTTCCTCGACTACGCCATCCGCATCACCACGGCCCTGGGACACATCCACCGGCATGGCGTCATCCACAAGGACATCAAGCCGCAGAACATCATCGTCAATCCCGACACCGGGATGCTCAAGATCGCCGACTTCTCCATCTCGGTGGCCATCGCGCTGGAGTCCGTCACCCCGGACAACCCCACGGTCCTGACGGGGACCCTGGCCTATATGGCGCCCGAGCAGACCGGGCGGATGAACCGCGGCGTGGACTACCGCGCGGACTTCTATGCCCTGGGCGCCACCTTCTTCGAGCTGCTGACGCACCGCCACGTCTTCGAGTCCGAGACGCCCCTGGAGCTGCTCCACGCCCACGTGGCGCAGATGCCTCCCTCGCCCCGCGATCTGGTCCCGTCCATCCCGGAGCCCCTCTCGGCCATCGTCGTCAAGCTGCTCGCCAAGGATCCCGAGGCCCGGTACCAGACCGCCTTCGGCCTCATCGCCGATCTGGAGGAATGCCGGCGCCGTCTTCACGAATGGCAGCTCGTGTCGCCCTTCGCGCTGGGAACCTCGGACCGGACGCACCAGTTCCGCCTGCCGCAAGGCTTTTATGGGCGCGCCGAGGACGTCGCCCAGTTGAAGGAGGCCCACGAGCGCGCCGTAAAGGGCGGCAGCGAGCTGCTGCTCATCACCGGCTCGCCGGGAATTGGCAAGTCGTCGCTCGTCAACGAGCTGCACCGGGTGACGGCCGCGAGCCGGGGCCTGTTCGCCACGGGCAAGAGCGATCCGCTCCAGCGCGGCGTGCCGTTCGATGCCGTCCATCAGGTGCTGGTCCACCTGGTCCAGCAGATCCTGTCCGAGGGCGGCGCGGAGGTGGCTCGCCTGCGCGCACGCCTGGAGGCCGCGCTCGGCGTGAACACGGCCGTGCTCGTCCAGGCCGTGCCCGAGGTGCGCACGCTGCTGGGCGAGCAATCCCTGCCCATTCCCCTGCCTTCCTCCGAGTCCCGCAACCGCCTCAACCGCGTGCTCGTGCAGGCACTCCAGGCCTTCACGCTGCCCGAGCGCCCGCTCGTCGTCTTCCTGGATGACCTTCAATGGGCGGACGTCGCCACGCTCTCCCTGGTCCAGTCCCTGGCGGTCGAGCCGGACAGCCATCACCTCCTGCTCATCTGCGCGTACCGGAGCAGCGAGATCTCCGCCTCCCATCCGCTCGCGCTGGCGCTGGGGAGCCTGCACTCCGCCGAGAATCCCCTGCGGGAGATCCGCGTCTCCCCCCTGGGCATCGAGGAGGTGGTCCGGATGGTCCGCGAGGCCACCTCCGCCGAGCCCCTGAATGCGCTGGAGCTGGGCCAGCTCATCCACGCGCGCACCGGCGGCAACCCCTTCTCCGTCCGCGAGTTCCTGCGCTTCCTGCATGACCAGCGGCTGCTGCGCTTCGATGCGAGCGCGGGCCGGTGGGATTGGGATCTCGTCCAGATCGACGCCCGGGAGATTCCCAACGACGTGGCCGATCTGATGGCGGCGGAGATCCGCCGCTTGCCCCCCGAGACCGGAGACCTGCTTCAGTGGGCGGCCTGCCTGGGAGGGGTGTTCCACTTCAAGGATCTCGCCGTGGTCCACCAGACGACGCCCGCGCAGACCGCGCGCACGCTGTGGAGCGCCATCGAGCAGGGGCTCGTGCTGCCCCTGAGCAAGGACTACCTGCTGCTGGATCCCCAGGGGGGCCTCTCCCTGCCCGCGGATCTGGAGCTGAGCTTCCGCTTCCTGCATGACCGGGTCCGCCAGGCAGCCTACCTGTTGCTTCCCTCCGAGGCGCGCGCCGAGCGTCACACGCACATCGGCCTGCGGCTGCTCGAGTCCGCCCGTGCCGCGGGAATGATTGAAGAGCGGGCCTTCAGCATCCTGCCCCACGTGGCCTATGCCCCCGAGCAGGTGAACTCCACCGCGCTGCGCCTGGAGTTGGCCGACCTGCACCTGAAGGCGGGGCGCCAAGCGAAGACCTCGGGGGCCTACCGCACGGCCTGCACGCTGTTCCGGACGGGCATCGAGCTGCTTCCCTCCACGGCCTGGAAGGACGAATACGAGCGGATCCTCGCGCTCCAGCTCGACTTGGCCGAGTCCAGCTACCTGGCCGGTGACTTCGATGCGGCCTCCGCGGGCTTCGCCACGCTGCTGGAGCAGGCGAACTCTCCCGAGCAGAAGGCGAGCGTGCTCGCCATGCGGGCCACCCTGGCCTCACTCAACAGCCAACACGCGGAGGCCATCCAGATTGGCCTCGAGGGCTTGCGGCTGCTGGGCGTGGATGTGCCCGCCTCCCCGGGCCAGGCCGAGCTGGGCGCGGAGCTGACCGCCGTGGCCGAGGGGCTCCAGGGCCGGCGTGCGGCGCAGCTGCTCGAGCTGCCGCAGATGAGCGACCCCAGCAGGGAGCTCACCCTCAACCTGCTGACCAGCATCGCGGCCTCCGCGTACATGGTCCACCAGGGGCTCTTCGCGCTGCTAGCGCTGCGCATCGTGCGGCTCTCCCTGGAGCATGGCCACAGCAGCCTGTCCGCGTTTGGCTACGTCATCTATGGCGTCCTGCTGTCCTCCATCATCGATGATCCCGCCACGGGCCATGAGTTCGGCCAGCTCGCCGTGGACTTGTCCGCCCGCTTCCGGGCGCCGATGCTGCACGCCCGGGTCCGCTACCTGCGCGCGGGGCTCATCGACCACTGGACGCGGAGCGCGCGCGAGGGGGTCGCCGAGTTCACCGAGGCCTACAAAGGCTCGATGGAGAGCGGCGATTGGATCTACGCCGGGCACTGCGTCATCGTGCGGTTGTGGCGCCGCCTCGCGGTGGGAGATCCCCTGAAGGATCTGCTGGCCGAAAACGAGCGCTTCATCGAGTTCCTCCAGACGAAGCAGGATCCCGACGCCCTGGAGATGTTCCTCGCGGCGCACCGGACGGTGCTGGCGCTCACGGGCAGCGAGGAGCCCCTGGAGATGCCGCCGCGGAGCGAGGGGAACACAGCCCGGGCCTACCAGGCGCTGGGCGAGCTGGAGCGGCTCTACCTGCTGAGCTCCCCTCAAGAGGCGCTGGACAAGGCCGAGCAAGCCGAGCCGCTGGTCCCCTTCGTGACCGGCCTGTTCCAGGTGGCCACGTATGCCTTCTACCACGCGCTGAGCGCGGCGGCGGTCTCCACGGAGGCAAGCGAGGAGCGGCGCGAGGAACTGCTCCAGGTGGTGGACCGGCACCGGGCCTTCCTGGAGAAGTGCGCGCGCCGGAGCCCGGAGAACTTCGCGCCCTACCACCTACTGGTCAGCGCGGAGAAGGCACGGGCCAAAGGGCTGGATGATGAGGCGCTCGTCACCTTCGAGCGGGCCATCGCCGCGGCCCGCGCCAGTGAGTTCCTGGGCGTGGAGGCGCTGGCCTGCGAGCTGACCTTCCGCTTCCTCACCTCCCGGGAGCGCCGCATCATCGCCTCGGCCTACCTGCTCGAGTCCCTCTATGCCTACGAGCGCTGGGGCGCCACGGGCAAGACCCGGCTGCTGACCCAAGAGCAGTCCACCCTGCTGCTGTCCCACGGCTCCACGCTGCGCCACTGGAACCCCAAGGCCCGCGCCGGAGCAACCACCACGGAGCGAGGGAACACCACCCAACCGAGCCCCAGCCCCAGCCAGAGCACGCACCCCGCCACGCACCCCACCACGCCCACCGGCTCCGAGTCCCTCGTCGAGTCCCTGGACATGGCCTCGGCGATGAAGGCCTCCCAGGCCATCTCCAGCGAGATCCTCTTCCCCCAGCTCGTCGACAACCTCATCCACGTCATCATGGAGAGCGCCGGCGCCCAGCGGGGCGTGCTCGCCCTCAAACGCGGAGCGGACTACTTCGTCGAGGCCTCGGGCGAGGTGAGGCGCCGCGACATGCAGCCGGATCCGCCGCACCTGCTCTCCCAGAGTGACGCCCTCTGCCTCCTCGTCGTCGAGCAGGCGCTTCGCACCGGAACCCCCCTCCTCCTGGATGACGCTTCCGCCACGGCCCCCTTCCTGCAGGACGAATACGTCATCCGCCACGGGGTGCGCTCGGTGCTCTGCATGCCCATCCGCCACCGGGGACAGACGCTCGGGCTGTTCTACCTGGAGAACAACCTGACGCCGGGGGCCTTCAACGCCAGCCGACTCAAGGTGCTGGGCATGCTCACGGCCCAGGCCTCCATCTCCATCGAGAACGCGGAGCTGTACCGGCGGCTGGAAGACTACAGCCACACGCTGGAGGAGCGCGTCGCGGACCGGACCCAGGAGCTGCACAGCAAGAACGCGGAGCTGCACCGGGCGCTCGAGACGCTCAAGGCCATGCAGACGCAGATCATCACCCAGGAGAAGCTCGCCTCCCTGGGCTCGCTCACCGCGGGCATTGCCCATGAGCTGAAGAACCCGCTGAACTTCGTGACCAACTTCGCCTTGCTCTCCACGGACCGGGTGCGGGAGCTGCGTCAGGAGATGAGCCCCCTGCTCAAGCCCACCGTCGCGAAGGAGCGGGAGGAGCTCGACTCCCTGCTGGATGAGCTGGAGGTGAACACCCAGAAGATCCGCGAGCACGGCCAGCGCGCCAGCGGCATCATCGACGGGATGTTGCAACACGCGCGCAGCAACCGGGGCGAGCGGCGCCGCACCAACGTGAACCAATTGGTGGAAGAGGCCGTCCGGCTCGTCCACCACGGCCTGAACGCCAAGAGCTCGCGGCGCAACGTCGTCATCGAAACGTCCTTCGACGCCAAGGTGCCCGAGGTGGATCTGGTCTCCGACGACATCCGCCGGGTGGTGCTCAACCTGGTGGACAACGCCTGCTATGCGGCGAGCGACAAGCTCCGGCCCACCGAGACCCTCGAGGAGCCCCGGGTGAAGGTGTCCACCCGGTGGACGGGCAGCAACGTGGAGATCCGCGTCCGGGACAACGGCCAGGGCATCCCCGTGGCGGCGCGGGACAAGCTCTTCACGCCCTTCTTCACCACCAAGCCCACGGGGGAAGGCACGGGGTTGGGCCTGTCCATCAGCCACGACATCGTCGTGGTGTCCCTGGGGGGCAAGCTGGTGGTGGAGTCGGAGGAAGGCCAGTACGCGGAGTTCATCGTGGTGCTCCCGAGCGGCTCCCGCCCCAACGCCCCCCGCGCCTGA
- a CDS encoding acetoacetate decarboxylase family protein, protein MRPPGRKYVDSPSLQVFPPPSLCQDVTQFIFFLKGKQDRLQALCDTFLNEPSGGAVHYRPRLPFVILTFQHVGRLSSAAEGFQDWGYTSEREVTFWIAASDYQRHGADELCKRVELFVPYIYTDNPWAVAGGRELYGFPKQAADIRMPGTGQDAGAFEVRTLAYRTFRPDTRAEVARLLLLERADGQPFAQEVAGAFQADNLLQQVGLLRDELGPLLDFNFEMGSRIVDFLFRPSLPMVFLKQFRDVGTTTGACYQAIVGAAADQIKLRGLRLLPKRFRLTIDSLASQPIAEDLGLELNARGQVSIAGAIQLQFDFRLNEGHLIWSGT, encoded by the coding sequence ATGCGCCCGCCGGGCAGGAAATACGTCGACAGCCCGTCGCTCCAGGTCTTCCCCCCGCCGAGCCTGTGCCAGGACGTCACCCAGTTCATCTTCTTCCTCAAGGGGAAGCAGGACAGGCTTCAGGCGCTCTGCGACACGTTCCTCAATGAGCCCTCGGGCGGCGCGGTCCACTACCGCCCCCGGTTGCCGTTCGTCATCCTGACCTTCCAGCATGTGGGACGGTTGTCCTCGGCGGCGGAGGGGTTCCAGGACTGGGGCTACACCTCGGAGCGAGAGGTGACGTTCTGGATCGCCGCCAGCGACTACCAGCGGCACGGTGCGGACGAGCTGTGCAAGCGTGTGGAGCTGTTCGTTCCCTACATCTACACGGACAACCCGTGGGCCGTGGCGGGAGGGCGAGAGCTCTACGGCTTTCCGAAGCAGGCCGCCGACATTCGCATGCCCGGGACAGGACAGGATGCGGGGGCGTTCGAGGTGAGGACCCTGGCGTACCGCACCTTCCGCCCAGACACGCGGGCCGAGGTGGCCCGGCTGCTCCTGCTCGAGCGGGCGGATGGCCAGCCCTTCGCGCAGGAGGTGGCGGGGGCGTTCCAGGCGGACAACCTGCTCCAGCAGGTGGGTTTGCTCCGGGATGAGCTCGGCCCGTTGCTCGACTTCAACTTCGAGATGGGCTCCCGGATCGTCGACTTCCTGTTCCGTCCCTCCCTTCCCATGGTCTTCCTCAAGCAGTTCCGGGACGTCGGGACGACCACGGGGGCGTGTTACCAGGCCATCGTGGGCGCGGCGGCCGACCAGATCAAACTCCGGGGGCTGCGGCTGCTGCCGAAGCGCTTCCGGTTGACGATCGATTCGCTGGCCAGCCAACCGATCGCGGAGGATCTCGGGTTGGAGCTCAACGCCCGGGGGCAGGTGTCCATCGCGGGCGCGATTCAGCTCCAGTTCGATTTCCGGCTCAACGAAGGTCACCTCATCTGGAGCGGTACATGA
- a CDS encoding FAD-dependent oxidoreductase — translation MSSRQAAPHGRKRRIVILGGGVGAMTAAYGLTNAPGWKDQYEVILYSLGWRLGGKGASGRNPDVAQRIEEHGLHVWMGHYENAFRMMRRVYGELGRPRGAPLATLDEAFKKHSVITLFERTPTDWVDWNFHFPTNLKEPGVGEGMEPHALADTLDKGLQALVEQLRSGPGAGLAAATPAPESLPTKIEGVMRALGLPSIPKGAVPGIGRTLQLAQQLAARLPRGRGEPDANHLQAILWLVEEAWSRLSARIVRNWENSAVRKLWALLELGLVIARGILRDGVLETGFNGLDGEDFRVWLARHGASDFTLYRAPIVQGVYTLLFAYVKGDPSQQFLAAGVATRFLLRMALTYKGAIFYKMRAGMGDVVFAPLYEVLKRRGVQFRLFHKVTQLRAHPLTRNVDRVEMIQQVALKDPSAGYQPLVDVLGLPCWPDRPRYEQIVDGEELEASGINLESAWAPAWKGEQRVTLERGRDYDVLVMGISLGAFPYVCQELMEHSPRWQRMVEALQTNQTLGVQLWLSRTLEGLGWREEPTVATSYAEPLNTYADMAQLLPREQWPPGTVKDLAYFTAPLKDAPEIPPFSDTDFPRREHERLKDIALRWFRERTGALWPRATGYNPTALDWELLVDLDGSRQGAARFDSQFWKANIDPSERYVLSLPGSTAARLGSHESDYQGLYLAGDWTLTGLNCGCVEAAVMSGLQAAQAICGHPEHISGESDF, via the coding sequence ATGAGTTCGAGACAGGCGGCGCCTCACGGCCGCAAGCGGAGGATCGTCATCCTGGGCGGCGGCGTGGGCGCCATGACGGCGGCGTACGGGCTGACCAACGCCCCGGGGTGGAAGGATCAGTACGAGGTCATCCTCTACAGCCTGGGCTGGCGGTTGGGAGGCAAGGGGGCCAGCGGGCGCAACCCGGATGTGGCCCAGCGCATCGAGGAGCATGGCCTCCACGTCTGGATGGGCCACTACGAGAACGCCTTCCGGATGATGCGGCGGGTCTATGGAGAGCTGGGCCGTCCCCGGGGCGCGCCGCTGGCCACCCTGGACGAGGCCTTCAAGAAGCACTCCGTCATCACCCTGTTCGAGCGGACGCCCACCGATTGGGTGGACTGGAACTTCCACTTTCCCACCAACCTCAAGGAACCGGGGGTGGGGGAGGGCATGGAGCCTCATGCGCTCGCTGATACCCTGGACAAGGGGCTTCAGGCGTTGGTGGAGCAGCTGCGCAGTGGGCCGGGCGCCGGCCTCGCGGCGGCGACGCCCGCTCCCGAGTCGCTGCCCACCAAGATCGAGGGTGTGATGCGTGCCCTGGGGCTGCCGAGCATCCCCAAAGGCGCGGTCCCTGGCATCGGCCGCACGCTCCAACTGGCGCAGCAGCTCGCCGCCCGGCTGCCCCGAGGGCGAGGGGAGCCGGACGCGAATCACCTCCAGGCGATTCTCTGGCTCGTCGAGGAGGCCTGGAGCCGGTTGTCGGCGCGCATCGTCCGGAACTGGGAGAACAGCGCGGTGCGCAAGCTCTGGGCGCTGCTGGAGCTGGGGCTCGTCATCGCCCGGGGGATCCTGAGGGACGGGGTGCTGGAGACGGGCTTCAACGGCCTCGATGGCGAGGACTTCCGGGTCTGGCTCGCGCGCCACGGCGCCAGTGACTTCACGCTGTACCGGGCCCCCATCGTTCAGGGGGTGTACACCCTGCTGTTTGCCTACGTGAAGGGAGACCCCTCCCAGCAGTTCCTGGCGGCGGGCGTGGCCACGCGCTTCCTGCTGCGCATGGCGCTCACGTACAAAGGCGCCATCTTCTACAAGATGCGCGCGGGCATGGGGGACGTGGTGTTCGCGCCCCTCTACGAGGTGCTGAAGCGGCGCGGGGTGCAGTTCCGCCTCTTCCACAAGGTGACCCAGCTGCGCGCCCACCCCCTGACACGCAACGTGGACCGGGTGGAGATGATCCAGCAGGTGGCGTTGAAGGATCCTTCGGCCGGCTACCAGCCCCTGGTGGACGTGCTCGGCTTGCCCTGCTGGCCCGACCGGCCGCGCTATGAGCAGATCGTGGATGGCGAGGAGCTCGAAGCCTCCGGCATCAACCTGGAGTCCGCCTGGGCTCCTGCCTGGAAGGGCGAGCAGCGCGTCACCCTGGAGCGCGGCCGGGATTATGACGTGCTGGTGATGGGCATCTCTTTGGGGGCCTTTCCCTATGTGTGCCAGGAGCTGATGGAGCACAGCCCGCGCTGGCAACGGATGGTGGAGGCGCTCCAGACGAACCAGACCCTGGGCGTGCAGCTCTGGCTGTCGCGCACCCTGGAAGGGTTGGGGTGGCGGGAGGAGCCCACCGTGGCCACCTCCTACGCCGAGCCGCTGAACACCTACGCGGACATGGCGCAGCTCCTTCCGCGCGAGCAGTGGCCGCCCGGCACCGTCAAGGACCTGGCCTACTTCACCGCGCCGCTGAAGGACGCGCCCGAGATTCCGCCTTTCTCCGACACGGATTTTCCCCGGCGGGAGCACGAGCGGCTGAAGGACATTGCCCTGCGCTGGTTCCGGGAGCGGACGGGCGCGCTGTGGCCCCGGGCGACGGGTTACAACCCCACGGCCCTGGACTGGGAGCTGCTCGTGGACCTGGATGGCTCGCGCCAGGGCGCGGCGCGCTTCGACAGCCAGTTCTGGAAGGCCAACATCGATCCCTCCGAGCGCTACGTGCTGTCGCTGCCCGGCTCGACCGCGGCCCGGCTCGGCTCGCACGAGTCGGACTACCAGGGGCTGTACCTGGCCGGAGATTGGACGCTCACAGGGCTCAACTGCGGGTGCGTGGAGGCGGCGGTGATGTCCGGACTCCAGGCCGCCCAGGCCATCTGCGGCCACCCGGAGCACATCTCCGGCGAGAGCGATTTCTGA
- a CDS encoding NAD(P)-binding protein, with protein MTAPPRKKVVVLGGGAGALTTAYYLSRTPELRAQYEVTVYQVGWRLGSKGASGRGPHGRIEEHGLHIFWGFYENAFRLMRECYREMNRPSTMPLATFEQAFLPRDLMALQELVQGKWQRWVIPFPSNALLPGESDSIDSTQEILGLLFQTVLELFDRAQSLLVGTAGQETAQGFLDTLQAILAEKMERGTDLLLTVRKLVLEGQTLLEQAQGHIVAVLRGRVEARGVPEGALLDTLRGFLRWLWIRFTPLLESNFLFFQLCVGLDFLVANLVGILSDQVFVKGFNAIDGLDYRAWLAKHGASDLTLRSALSRAIYDAAMSMVDGDPDRQSIGAGSALRALLRIGLTYQGHIAYEFAASMGDVIFVPLYEACRKNGVRFEFFHRVEELVADDVTGRPQIRQIRIGRQVDLKDPSQEYQPFIVVKNLPCWPSQPLWDQIVQGEQLLREGVNLESFYTPWKSVEERVLEVGRDFDHVVFGIPVASVPFLCPSLLEKSAMWRRMVDQVATIQTQSFQLWVSKDLSSLGWTVGSPMLTGYVEPIDTWADMTNLLPREGWAQPNAPRTVAYFCGPLPGPSQPPPPDAHGFPAQETERARKEAVHFLSHDIGVLWPRSTQPKAPGVFDWTLLVPSNGGQGEARFETQYWRANVDPSERYTLSLPGTSKARIRPDRTGFVNLAICGDWVDNGFYIGAAEGAVISGMLACRAVTGQPLPISGEAFWYR; from the coding sequence ATGACAGCGCCCCCGCGCAAGAAGGTGGTGGTGCTGGGAGGCGGCGCGGGAGCCCTCACCACGGCCTATTATCTGTCCCGGACGCCCGAGCTGCGCGCGCAGTACGAAGTCACCGTCTACCAAGTGGGCTGGCGGCTGGGTAGTAAGGGGGCCAGTGGCCGGGGGCCGCATGGGCGCATCGAAGAGCATGGGCTCCACATCTTCTGGGGCTTCTACGAGAACGCCTTCCGGTTGATGCGGGAGTGCTACCGGGAGATGAACCGGCCCTCGACGATGCCACTGGCCACCTTCGAGCAGGCCTTCCTGCCCAGGGATCTCATGGCCCTGCAGGAGCTCGTGCAGGGAAAGTGGCAGCGCTGGGTCATTCCGTTTCCGTCGAATGCCCTCTTGCCGGGGGAGTCCGACAGCATCGACTCCACCCAGGAGATCCTCGGGCTGCTGTTCCAGACCGTCCTGGAGCTCTTCGACCGGGCCCAGAGCCTTCTGGTGGGCACGGCGGGACAAGAGACGGCCCAGGGGTTTCTCGACACGCTCCAGGCGATATTGGCGGAGAAGATGGAGCGGGGGACCGACCTGCTCCTGACCGTGCGGAAGCTGGTGCTGGAGGGCCAGACGCTGCTGGAGCAAGCCCAGGGGCACATCGTCGCGGTGCTCCGGGGAAGGGTGGAGGCACGAGGGGTGCCGGAAGGCGCGCTCCTCGACACGCTCCGAGGCTTCCTGCGTTGGCTGTGGATCCGGTTCACGCCCCTGCTCGAGTCGAACTTCTTGTTCTTCCAGCTCTGCGTGGGGCTGGACTTCCTGGTGGCCAACCTCGTCGGCATTCTCTCGGATCAGGTGTTCGTCAAGGGATTCAACGCCATTGACGGGCTCGACTACCGCGCGTGGCTGGCGAAGCACGGGGCCAGTGACTTGACGCTGCGCTCGGCGCTGTCCCGTGCCATCTATGACGCGGCCATGTCCATGGTGGACGGCGATCCGGATCGGCAGTCCATTGGCGCGGGCAGCGCGCTCCGGGCGCTGCTTCGCATCGGTCTGACCTACCAGGGGCACATCGCCTACGAGTTCGCCGCCTCCATGGGAGACGTCATCTTCGTGCCGCTCTACGAGGCCTGCCGCAAGAACGGGGTTCGCTTCGAGTTCTTCCACCGGGTGGAGGAGTTGGTCGCCGACGATGTGACGGGCCGCCCGCAGATCCGGCAGATCCGCATCGGGCGCCAGGTGGATCTGAAGGATCCATCGCAGGAGTATCAGCCCTTCATCGTCGTGAAGAACCTGCCGTGCTGGCCCAGCCAGCCCCTGTGGGATCAGATCGTCCAGGGCGAACAGCTCCTCCGGGAGGGCGTGAACCTGGAGTCCTTCTATACGCCGTGGAAGAGCGTGGAGGAGCGGGTCCTGGAGGTGGGCAGGGACTTCGACCATGTGGTCTTTGGCATCCCGGTGGCCTCGGTGCCCTTCCTGTGTCCGAGCCTCCTCGAAAAGAGCGCCATGTGGCGGCGGATGGTGGACCAGGTGGCCACCATCCAGACGCAGTCCTTCCAGCTCTGGGTCTCGAAGGATTTGAGCTCCCTGGGCTGGACCGTGGGCAGCCCCATGCTCACCGGGTATGTCGAGCCCATCGATACGTGGGCGGACATGACGAACCTGCTGCCCCGGGAGGGCTGGGCCCAGCCCAACGCGCCTCGCACCGTGGCCTACTTCTGCGGCCCCCTGCCTGGCCCCTCGCAGCCTCCTCCTCCGGACGCGCACGGCTTTCCGGCGCAGGAGACCGAGCGGGCCCGGAAAGAGGCGGTTCACTTCCTCAGCCATGACATTGGGGTGCTCTGGCCGCGCTCGACCCAGCCGAAGGCGCCCGGCGTGTTCGACTGGACGCTGCTGGTGCCCTCGAATGGCGGGCAGGGGGAAGCGCGCTTCGAGACGCAGTACTGGCGCGCCAACGTGGATCCCAGCGAGCGCTACACCTTGTCCTTGCCCGGAACGTCCAAGGCCCGGATCCGTCCGGACCGCACCGGCTTCGTCAACCTGGCCATCTGTGGAGACTGGGTGGACAACGGCTTCTACATCGGCGCGGCGGAGGGAGCCGTCATCTCCGGCATGCTCGCGTGCCGCGCCGTGACCGGGCAGCCGCTGCCCATCTCCGGAGAGGCGTTCTGGTACCGATGA